In Williamwhitmania taraxaci, the DNA window TCATCTTGTTTTTTCTCATTGACTCTACTGTTAATTCAATGCGATGTGAAGAGTGAACCATGCGGTCTAGAATTGCATCGGCAATGGTTCCTTCGCCAATTGTTTCATGCCAGTTTTTTACTGGTATCTGTGCGGCAATGATAATAGAAGTCTTGTCATATTTCTGTTCAACGATATCCATTAGGGCATTTCTTGCAGGATCGTCAAA includes these proteins:
- a CDS encoding ATP-binding protein; this translates as FDDPARNALMDIVEQKYDKTSIIIAAQIPVKNWHETIGEGTIADAILDRMVHSSHRIELTVESMRKNKMKKTQINS